GCCGTCGACGGTGGCCTCGAGGATTGCCACGGCCTTGTCGAGTACCCCGACACCGCTGATAGTCTGTCCCACAAGACGAAACTACCATCCCACATCGCAGGAAGTCATGAGGTTGGGAGCCTGACATGGGCCGAACGCTTGCGGAGAAAGTCTGGGACGCACACGTCGTGCGTTCGCAGCCGGGCGAACCGGATCTGCTCTACATCGACCTGCACCTCGTCCACGAGGTGACCAGCCCGCAGGCGTTCGAGGGTCTTCGCCTCGCCGGCCGGCCGGTCCGCCGCCCGGACCTCACGATCGCAACCGAGGACCACAACGTCCCGACGGTCGACATCGACAAGCCGATCGCCGACCCGGTGAGCCGCACCCAGGTCGAGACGTTGCGGAAGAACTGCGCCGAGTTCGGCGTCCGGCTGCACCCGATGGGCGACGCCAGCCAGGGCATCGTCCACGTCATCGGCCCGCAGTTGGGCCTGACCCAGCCGGGCATGACCGTCGTCTGCGGCGACAGCCACACGTCGACGCACGGCGCTTTCGGGGCGCTGGCGTTCGGCATCGGCACCAGCGAGGTCGAGCACGTGCTGGCGACCCAGACGCTGCCGCTGCGCCCGTTCAAGACGATGGCCATCAACGTCAAGGGCAGCCTGAACGAGGGCGTGACGCCGAAGGACATCATCCTCGCGGTGATCGCCAAGATCGGCACCGGCGGCGGCCAGGGCCACGTCCTGGAGTACCGGGGCGAGGCGATCCGGAACCTCTCGATGGAGGGCCGGATGACGATCTGCAACATGTCGATCGAGGCCGGCGCCCGCGCGGGCATGATCGCGCCCGACGAGACCACGTTCGCCTACCTGAAGGGCCGCGACCACGCGCCCCAGGGTCAGGACTGGGACGCCGCGGTCGAGTACTGGAACAGCCTCCCCAC
This sequence is a window from Cryptosporangium phraense. Protein-coding genes within it:
- the leuC gene encoding 3-isopropylmalate dehydratase large subunit — its product is MGRTLAEKVWDAHVVRSQPGEPDLLYIDLHLVHEVTSPQAFEGLRLAGRPVRRPDLTIATEDHNVPTVDIDKPIADPVSRTQVETLRKNCAEFGVRLHPMGDASQGIVHVIGPQLGLTQPGMTVVCGDSHTSTHGAFGALAFGIGTSEVEHVLATQTLPLRPFKTMAINVKGSLNEGVTPKDIILAVIAKIGTGGGQGHVLEYRGEAIRNLSMEGRMTICNMSIEAGARAGMIAPDETTFAYLKGRDHAPQGQDWDAAVEYWNSLPTDEDATFDVEVEIDADALTPFVTWGTNPGQGLPLGENVPDPAAITDPVARTAAERALEYMGLTAGTPLRDITVDTVFLGSCTNGRIEDLRAAAKVLDGRHVANGVRMLVVPGSMQVKQQAEAEGLDKVFNEAGAEWRQAGCSMCLGMNPDTLSPGERSASTSNRNFEGRQGKGGRTHLVSPLVAAATAITGHLSAPADLPPTRS